One segment of Candidatus Dojkabacteria bacterium DNA contains the following:
- a CDS encoding aminoacyl-tRNA hydrolase: MKLFVGLGNPGEKYKNTRHNAGFMWVDRLYNILLKTNIYSISPWTHKSKFDADICLVRKENTRSTVEYILVKPTTFMNRSGITVNSLVNMYQLDVPTELILVFDDLDIELGKVKLQQGIGPKTHKGVLSVRSMLGSDYMHVRLGVDSRIGSDRDKISPEDYVLLPFKPDEKEKLDTAIDGSIEQLRSILGF, translated from the coding sequence ATGAAACTTTTTGTAGGCTTAGGAAATCCCGGCGAAAAATACAAAAATACCAGACATAATGCGGGGTTTATGTGGGTTGATAGGTTATACAATATACTTCTAAAAACCAATATATATTCAATAAGTCCTTGGACACATAAAAGTAAGTTCGATGCCGATATTTGTCTAGTAAGAAAGGAAAACACACGATCAACGGTTGAGTATATCCTTGTAAAACCAACCACCTTTATGAACCGAAGCGGGATAACGGTAAACTCACTTGTAAATATGTATCAATTGGATGTTCCGACAGAGCTTATTTTGGTCTTTGATGATCTTGATATTGAACTAGGCAAAGTTAAACTTCAACAGGGAATTGGTCCTAAAACCCATAAGGGCGTTTTGTCTGTGCGATCAATGCTGGGTTCAGATTATATGCATGTACGACTTGGTGTAGATAGTAGGATAGGTTCCGATCGAGATAAAATTTCACCGGAGGATTATGTGCTTCTACCCTTTAAACCTGATGAAAAGGAAAAGTTAGATACTGCAATTGATGGATCGATAGAGCAGCTTCGTTCGATATTGGGTTTTTAG
- a CDS encoding site-2 protease family protein — MAIVWFIVIVSVLIVAHELGHFLFARLFKIRVEQFAIGFGPKLWSKKFGETEFMLNLIPLGGYVSIYGQDEPQKGKDSFSAKPVWQRFLVVAGGAIFNFLLTGLLFYIVLFRSGFSESFDFSFLGTEKGFLFGTQEITSERGLVYSGLTEEYPAEAVGMIDQGIVVSIDGITFNNGDELAEYVNARPNQMVSVKVSDFDGNESEYELTISNDGYMGVQLLGVSLIKVSYNGLDRIFSGFLHGANYLSYQLRMLSRIITFAVESKQLNILSDVFTGPVAVYQTVEQVSKQQDVIEIVKLAAFISLNLFFVNLLPLPALDGGYLLLYVIEAVFKKKLPYKTQQTIMAIGFIILMIVSGLFIINDIIRFSQRQQMFEIEAEL; from the coding sequence ATGGCAATTGTATGGTTTATTGTAATAGTTAGTGTTTTAATTGTTGCCCACGAACTTGGACATTTTTTGTTTGCCAGGCTTTTCAAGATAAGGGTTGAGCAGTTTGCTATTGGTTTTGGTCCCAAACTCTGGTCGAAAAAATTTGGTGAAACCGAGTTTATGCTGAATCTTATCCCACTTGGAGGATACGTTAGTATTTACGGTCAGGATGAACCCCAAAAGGGTAAAGATAGCTTTAGTGCAAAACCGGTTTGGCAAAGATTCCTGGTTGTTGCCGGAGGGGCAATTTTCAACTTTCTTTTAACAGGCTTGCTTTTTTATATTGTACTTTTTAGAAGTGGATTTTCAGAAAGTTTTGATTTTTCATTTTTAGGAACGGAAAAAGGATTTTTGTTTGGAACACAAGAGATTACGTCGGAACGGGGACTTGTTTATAGTGGCTTAACTGAAGAATATCCCGCAGAAGCTGTTGGCATGATAGATCAGGGAATAGTTGTTTCAATTGACGGAATAACATTTAATAATGGAGATGAGCTTGCCGAATATGTTAATGCAAGACCTAACCAGATGGTTTCTGTTAAAGTAAGTGATTTTGATGGAAATGAGTCGGAATATGAACTTACCATTAGTAACGATGGCTACATGGGAGTTCAACTTTTGGGTGTTTCGCTTATTAAGGTTTCATACAATGGACTTGACAGAATTTTCTCCGGATTTTTGCATGGAGCCAACTACCTTTCGTATCAACTTCGCATGCTTTCAAGAATAATTACCTTTGCGGTTGAATCAAAGCAGCTTAATATCCTTTCAGACGTTTTTACCGGTCCTGTAGCTGTATATCAAACGGTTGAACAGGTAAGTAAGCAACAAGACGTAATCGAAATTGTTAAATTAGCGGCATTTATAAGTCTAAACTTGTTTTTTGTAAATCTTTTACCACTACCTGCATTAGATGGCGGATATTTGCTTTTATATGTGATTGAGGCCGTATTTAAAAAGAAACTTCCGTACAAAACTCAACAAACAATAATGGCTATCGGATTTATTATTCTAATGATTGTAAGCGGACTTTTTATTATTAATGATATTATTAGGTTCTCCCAAAGACAGCAAATGTTTGAAATAGAGGCGGAGCTTTAG